DNA sequence from the Oncorhynchus keta strain PuntledgeMale-10-30-2019 chromosome 1, Oket_V2, whole genome shotgun sequence genome:
GCGCACCTTCACAGTGGGATTGTTTTGTTTTGCTCATACCACACATTTATGAAACTCTCCACTGACAGTGGTCAATAGCTCAAGCATAGCTCTGTCACTTCCTAAACAGGTGGTCTGGAACACACATCAGATGAAAGGCGAAGCATCTATATGCATATGTAGAATGTGCTTGGGAACATAGGTGTGTACAGTAGGCATGTGAGCTCCATGACTATAATGTAGAGGGGAATCTACTATAATGTAGAGGATGGAGCATGTGAATGCAACCGTACTTGCAATAGTCACTCTGTATAgaagtgagtgtgtttgtgtgtcagtatcGTATACTGTACATATACGAGTGTTGCATTCTGCCTTCTATGGCGTCCAGGAGACCAGGTGTTGTTATTTTGAATCCCCTTGGGCCATGTTTCACAGCAGCAGCACAACCCCACCCTCAATAAGGCCCCTTTAAACACACTGTAGTATAACCCATACACGAGctcacacaagacacacacatgcatacaaacataTGTATACACAGTCAGGCACAAGGGATAATATTCTCTTCAGAGGCTGTTATTTTCCATGTGAAAGATGCATTAACTATACTACATTGATTAAATATGAATGgggaatataaaaaaatattaaaactaATTGACAAAAGGTCAATGACTACTGTCAATGGTCATTGTCATCAATGCCGTCAAttacagaatagaacagagtacgTAATTTCTGCTATCAGTGTTCAATAACTATGTACTTAGTACATCCATTTTAATGTACTTTAACATAACTTTAATATCTTGTGAAAATAACCATATTTTACGAGCAGCCCTGGCACTAACCTGATCTCAAATGCAAAAGTGAGTATCCTCACATACACTGACAGTAAATTGATATCAACAGATTTTTCTAAGCGTTTTTCTAATATCCAAAATTCAAAGGATCTCTTGATTGCTGATAAGCCGTAAGTAGCATTTCAATATAAAACAAAGGAAACAACAGCGCCTCCAGGACATTCCACTGATAATGTCAACAAGAAATGAGAAAGGACAGCCTTACCTTCAAGTTTTTGTCCAAAGGTATTGTCCCAGTCTAGTAGTTCCAGTTTGCTGTTAAGATTATATGTCTGTGAGAATAGACAGAAGCGTATTTTCCCAGCAGAGTAGCTTTATTGGTCGGGCAGTGAGTGCGAGCACTGTGAGCAGGTCCAGCTCTACTTGAGTGGTTCCTCCAGTGTGGCCTGCTGTCCCATCTGTCCCAGCATCTGACCACTCACTGTGTCTGGCTATATTTGGCCCCGGGCTCAGATTTCACAGCCAGAAtgctggtgagagagagaagaagagagagagagagagagagagagagagagagagagagagagagagagagagagagagagagagagagagagagagagagagaggtgtggggtaATTTGAGAAAATCACAGGGGTGCAATGTTTTCTACTGATGACAATAAATACAGTACCTCAATACGCAGAACAAaatactcacacatacacacataacatCTGACACATGGAACTGAGGGGCTTTTCTATTTGTACCTTACCATGTTGAACTGTCAAACCCACACAGCTGGTGGTCATGAAAAATGTGTGTACTCTGCTACCTACAGAGTACATGCATCTATCTGtaccatcccactgggcacaggtgtcaattcaatgtctattccacattggttcaatgtaattgaattgaaatgacttggaaacaatgttgattcaaccagtataTGCCCAGTGGGATAAATAGGGTGGAGGAGGAAGTTCAGGCTCTCTCAGTCACAGGCTAGATTAGGAACTGATGCTGATCTTAGCTCAAAGCTTGACATCACCCTTCTCTCTGAACTGTAACTCTGCTTTATTGTGGCCAGTTGAGTTCACTCCTCGACCCGAGATCTGCTGCTGAGCCTCTGAACAAGCTATTATTAGTATACTAGACTCTTCAGTGTTATTATTATAGCCTCGTCAGTGTTATTAGTATAGCCACTTCAGTGTTATTAGTATAGACTCTTCAGTGTTATTAGTATAGACTCTTCAGTGTTATTAGTATAGACTCTTCAGTGTTATTAGTATAGACTCTTCAGTGTTATTAGTATAGACTCTTCAGTGTTATTAGTATAGACTCTTCAGTGTTATTAGTATAGACACTTCAGTGTTATTAGTATAGACACTTCAGTGTTATTAGTATAGACTCTTCAGCGTTATTAGTATAGACACTTCAGCGTTATTAGTATAGACTCTTCAGTGTTATTAGTATAGACTCTTCAGTGTTATTAGTATAGACACTTCAGTGTTATTAGTATAGACTCTTGAGTGTTATTAGTATAGACTCTTCAGTGTTATTAGTATAGACTCTTGAGTGTTATTAGTATAGACTCTTCAGTGTTATTAGTATAGACACTTCAGTGTTATTAGTATAGACACTTCAGTGTTATTAGTATAGACTCTTCAGTGTTATTAGTATAGTCTCTTCCATGTATGAGCGTTTTTTGCACAATGGAGGTTGGGGACCAGGGTAACTTATGGTCAAAGTTCATTGCCTTCTCTGAGCCTCCATCCTCTCCAGCAACCTTGAAATACTCTCTGGCCTCTCTCGCAGGCTGTGCCTCAATGATACCTCGAAATTGTATACCCTGAGTGACTGGTAGTAACCCAGTTCTCTGCTTGAGCTCGATTTATCCACTTCACTTGGAAAAGTTGATGGCCGACGCATCTCATGGTTGGGTTAAAAGGGCACAGACACATTCTGACTCTGCAGCCTCACTTGGTCTATTTGTGGGCCGATGTCGCAGACGGTTGATCCTAACAGCGCAGAGCTATTCCGGTTCTCCAACTGTCTACTGATTACAGTTAAGTGCTAGTGACAGGGCAGGGAGGAATGTCCATTGGACTGCTCTCTCAAACCATcaacccccctcacacacacacacacacacacacacacacacacacacacacacacacacacacacacacacacacacacacacacacacacacacacacacacacacacacacacacacacacacacacacacacacacacactgccaagcAACTGACCCCAACAACACTTTACCATTGACTATCCTTCAGCACTGACCCTTCATTCACTGCCCCAGAACCAACCCCCCACTCATCTTCCCAAAGCCCAATGCACTCACACTATCCAACTCATATATGGAAATAGCTCAAGTGTGCCTTGTTGAGGGTATCATTTAAAAATAACTGCATTAATTGGTGGTGACTTTGAATAGCCTCGCTCATGTTCTGAAAAGAATAGAAACTGAGCTTTTCAAATCTGATCATCCTTTCAGCTAGCGTTGACAGACCTTACATCCTGTCAGTTAACACTTATTGCCATTTATCACTTATTTCAGATTTCttcttatttttatatatatatatatatattttttacctcaCCCATTAAATGATTAACTTCTAGACCAGGGGtgaaaaaaaaacacatacaACCTTCCGAATATGTGAGCCCATTAAATCGGGCCCCCGTAGGTTGAGTAAAACTATTTTATATTTTGAGTTAAAAACACTAATGGCCACTTTACAATGTCTTAAACTAGATATAAAGTATGTTGCAGTTATAATTGACCTACACGTTTTAAATAACTGCCCTTTTTCTGGCCCGCAAATAGCTTTTTACGAACAAATTGGTCTGTGCGGCTCTCCACACAATTATTTTTATCCCGATGTGACACTCAAGCCAAAATTATTTGCCACCCCTGTACTAAACTGTAGGTGGGTTGGTGTCCCAATCATCCAAGAGGCCACAATCCCCATCCACAAAATGGCCAGACATTTGTGACATACAGTAAGCTCCAAAGTATTGGAACGgtgacacattttttgttgttttgtctcaGAACGTTTGGTTTTGAAATTATGCGATGACTATGATGTTAAATTGCAGACTGTCAGCttacattttagggtattttcatccatatcaggtgaacctTTTTAGAGattgtcctctatctatctctatgtagTAGCCTGATCAGTGAGCCAGATAGGGAGAAGCGATCTTTGCACTGCAACAGCACAGTAGTTAAGTTTGTCCTTTCAGGGTCCCCGTTGCGTCAATTTCATTGGCTATTCAGACTTGAACATGATTGCGTAAGACTTTATTCAGTGGCGAATATGGAGTTAGCTAGTTAGATCACACTAACAGCATCCTACAAAGAAGTAAATATAAGCGTATTGTTTATTTCTAGTTTCAAAGTAACAGTAAcatagttggtcctcagacatcCCAGTACAGTAAGATACCACGTTTGCACTAACGTTAGATAGTATAGcatgcaagctagctagctagctagctaactgaaatgtgtcttgtatttttattttgcatcgggataggacaggggtgtattcattatgaTACCTAACCCATTTCATTTGTGCTAATTGCGCATATGCGAAAGTGTTTGGTGAACGAGATTACTtgtggtgtattcattagttGCAACGGAAACAGTTTACTCCAAACGAAAAACATTTTCAACGAAAACGAGAGTTTATTGGACAGCTGCAGCTAGGTCCCATCACCGTTTCGTTCCGTTTGCTCTGTTTGTTATCGTTTTGGTTCCTATAGTAAACGTTAGACGTTTTCAACAGACGAAACGTTTTGTTACGGAAACACGAAtaatgaatacaccacaggtAATCTTTCTCACCAAAGACTTCCGCATATGCACAGATGAAGTTATCATAATATTTGCAATTAGTCTGGGTACAAGGTTATTGGATAGGTGTCACTGCCTGCCTGGTCTGATTATTCCCAAACTCACTCAGCCTGACTGTCAATTTAGCTACTTCTTCACTGACAAGTATAGCAAAACTGACTGCCACTTATTCCCTTGTTAATGCTTCTGTGTTCTATTTTCAGCCCACAAAAATGCCTGCATTTCGTCAAGTGGGGGAGAAGCAGCTCCCCAACCCTGTTCTGTGTATGGCATGGTCTCCAAAGAGGGATCTTATTGCCCTCGCTAACACTGCTGGCGAGGTAGGGAAAGAGACACACCCCCATATGTTTCATACCCAGATTAATGCCAAATCACATTTGCTTATATTGGGAGTAATTTCATTCATCTCTGTGTCAATTGATGTTTGTGTTATAGCTGCTACTGCATCGCCTTGCCAATTTCCAGCGTGTTTGGAGCTTGCCACCCAATGAGAATACGGGAAAGGAGATCACTGCGCTTGCTTGGAGACCTGATGGCAAAAGTAAGAGATGGCAAGAGATGGACCTGATTATCTTAAATTACTAATCACATTGGAAGTATTGCATAGTTACGTTACTTTACCACTGTTACAACAATAAACCTTCGTACACTGAACACAACATATTTACTACAACACAGTGTGTCAGCCTCTGCATTTGTTTCACTGACTATCTAATGTATGTCCTCTGTGCTGTGGTCAGTCCTGGCCTTTAGCCTTGGGGACACTAAACTGGTGGTGCTGTGTGATGCAGAGAAGGCAGAGATCCTTCACTTGTTTCCATTGGAGAACCCTGTGTCGTGCATGCACTGGATGGAGGTGCTAGAGGAGAGCAGGTCTGTAGAGGGGATGTGTGGCTACACTAGACTTctatttgaatgtgtgtgtgaactgCATAGTCAAATATAAACCGCCTGTCTTTCAGCGTCCTCAACTCATTCTACACCTCTGAAGATGAGTCAAACCTTTTTCTTCCCAAGTTGCCAACTCTTCCCAAGAGGTAAACATTTCTGTATAAGGTCACTGACAACATATCAGCCATTTGACATTTATTCAAGTAAAATACATTTACGAAAACTCTTTTAGCTTGTTTTGCGTCATCTGCCCCCCAACCACCCTCTAAAGGAATGTTTTGTTTATTCTTAGCTACAGTACTACTTCAAAGAtattcaggtatgtttatataTCTTCAGCAACAATGATTCATTTAAATTATATTTCAGACAATCTGTCTGCATTAGAATACATGTTTTTTCATAACCAACTCTCTGTCTCGTAGTGAGGAGAAGTCAGACGAGATCCTGAACCTGTTAGGAGAAGTGAGGTGTGTGCTGAAGGTTTCACATGCTTTATTACTGAACATTTTGTTAACGCACAATCTCATGTACACATACAAATACTTCCACATCGTCAATTGCCTGCAGACTAAACATCCTGGTTCTTGGTGGAGGTTCCGGCTTTGTGGAGCTGTATGCCTATGGGATGTATAAGATTGCCACTTTACCGGGGGTAAGATTGCACTCACACACTAATGCACGGGTTCAGTCACCCACTCTCTGCAGTGACTATGATGTAACCAGCAGATTATTTTCGTCAGGTTCCTGGGACGTGTAGCAGCCTGTGTCTGTCCAGTGACCTGAAGTCCCTGTCTATCATCACAGAGATCAGGTCAGCTGACAATGACCCAGAGATCTGCTACATCCAGGTAATCCGTTATGCTCACATTTAAGTGAAATGAAGCATGTTTCTTACCCATCTTGACCGTCATCTTCTAtattctttgtttatttgaggtCTTTCACTGTGTATTGTTGTCTCATCCAGCTCGACACAGGGCTGCTGTCTGACTGTCTCCCTGAGGTCACCAGGATGGCCCGCAAGTTCACCCACATCTCCACTCTACTGCAGGTCAGTGGCCTCCTTTATGTAACTAATATGACTTGTCTCCTCATAGTTCATATTTCCatcagtttcatcagaccagtctggccattggtctttctctctccaacTTATTCTGTCTCGTTCCTTCAGTACCTGCGTCTCTCCCTCACTTGTATGTGTGAGGCTTGGGAGGATATCCTCATGCAGATGGACCTTCGGCTCACTAAGTTCGTTCAGGTCAGTGGTCACTGTttagggcccggtttcccaaaagcatcttaaggcttaGTTCATTGTTAGAATCTTTGTAGGAACATCGTTAGAATCTCTGAGCCGTTCCCCAATACCATCGTTACTAAAGTTGCACTTGAAAAGGCTTGTTAATTAACGGCTGCCTCAGCTGTTCCCACAAGTGGTCTAAGTGCGTCATTTTTAGCTTTTTCTGCGTAACTTTATACAGAGAAGATCTCCATTAAATACAAAATCAAGATGTTTAGCTGTCAGTTCTGTTTATCGGCACTAACTTTAGAATGAATGTGAACACATACAAAGTTGCCAATATTTTTGCAATTGTTATAAACAAGCGAAGCATATAAAGATGTTTCAAATGAAAACCGAGATGACTGAATTAAAAGACGTCTAGCATAGGCTATAgccctatatacagttgaagtcggatgtttacatacaccttagccaaatacattttaactcagtttttcacaatttctgacatttaattctagtagaaattccctgtcttaggtcagttcggatcaccactttattttaagaatgtgaaatgtcagaataatagtgtagagtgatatatttcagcttttatttatttcatcacattcccagtgggtcagaagtttacatacattcaattagtatttggtagcattgccttttaaattgtttttttgggtcaaacgttttgggtagccttccacaaacctcccacaataagtttggtgaattttggcccattctgacagatctggtgtaactgagtcagatttgtaggcctccttgctcgcacacacttgttcagttctgcccacacattttctataggattgaggtcagggctttgtgattgtaggcctccttgctcgcatacacttgttcagttctgcccacacattttctatacgattgaggtcagggctttgtgatggccactccaataccttgactttgttgtccttaagccattttgccacaactttggaagtatgcttggggtcattgtccatttggaagacccatttgtgatcaagctttaacttcctgactgatggcttgagatgttgcttcaatatatcctccaaaaaAACGATTttcttttaatgactccaacctaagtgtatgtaaacttacgacttcatcTGTATGTCAATTATATAGAAATACATTTCATTCAATCGTTCTATTTTTCTAATTGTAGGCTACTGTCTGTCATTTTTGcctcaatatatttcatgatgTGTAACGTGTGCCTTGATGTGCCAAAGATTTAGTGCATTATTATTATAGGGTAAACTTTAGAATAAGCCTCCCCAATATTTGTAGCCATAGGTCATATCTCATAGGAGCTGAACCATCGTCAGTATTGTGGAATCATTTTAATGTTAAGGAAATATTTGAAAGGGGGAACGCTGATCCCAGAGCAGCGCTGCCTTTCTTTAGATCAtatcagtatcgacacatgcCTCAACGACGCACTTAGCGGAGGATCTCTCTGTGTGGTAATGCGTTTCCCGAAAGACATCTTCGGCCGTTGTAGGAAAGATGCATCATGTAAAACACTCATAAGCCTAAGTTCTATCAGGAAACCGGGCCCGTTCAGTCTGCCTCCAGCCCGTTTTCCAATAATGACATCACGCCTAAAAGACATGATCTGAACCAATTCCTATTTTTAGGAGAAGAACACCAGCACACAAGTCCAGGATGAGTTTCTGGAGCTTCTACTATGGGGACAGTCGAGGTGAGAACCGTTACTGTGATCCAATGACCCTTGTACGCTACCACGTCCTCCACAACATGCTTTCTAATGACTAATAGTGCATGTAGTTGTGAGCACTAATGCAAAAACATGTTCAACAGGCCTTTCATTTGAAATGTAGTACTTCAAAGTGTCCTGTAGGTGGCACTACAGGACATCATAAACCTCATCTGACATGGAAAATAATTATTTAGAGATGTTaaaagtttttatttatttaaccgaATTCTCTATTTTTGACCAGTCCTGAACTACAGGCTCTCCTAATGAATCAGCTGACCGTCAAGGTGAGCTGAATAATAAAGTTGTTCAAAGATTGATTGTGTGTGGTCATTTTGTAGCTTTGTAAGATTGATGTAAATCGTTTGTGTTTCATAGGGGCTGAAGAAGCTGGGGCAGTCTATAGAAACCTCTTACTCCAGCATTCAGAAGCTGGTGATCAGCCACCTGCAGAGGTAGCAACTCGACTGACATGAATAATTATCTCTTCACTTATCGTGACCGATAATGCCCTTTTTCGGGACCATACAATGCAAATGTCAAGAAATTGCATCATGATTGGTATCACAATCTTTAGTACCAATCCTCAtcccttctttccctctcctctctccagtggttCAGAGGCTCTGTTGTACCACCTCAGTGAGGTGAAGGGGATGTCTCTATGGAAACAGAAGTTCCAGCCTCTAGGCCTGGACTCAGCAGCTATAGAAGGTACAGTGCTTAGATCCTGCTTAAACCATGACTGTGATATCTTGAGTGATAAATACCAGATTAAAGTGGATGTAATTGTGCAATTAATTTGTCTGATGAGATCAGGGCTGACACGCATTAGTAATTTGCATGACTGGAACATTTGTTCAAAATGAGTTTTCTAAGCTGCTCGCGGGATTTTATCAAATTAAAGTTATGTGAATATTTCTGTTTTGTTATAGATGCCATTACAGCTGTGGGTTCATTCACTTTGAAAGCCAACGAACTTCTACAGTGAGTTTTCATGCTTATTGATATGCTATTAGTATTTTGTTATTTTAATAACACATTATCACACATTTTAAATGGAGTTGACTTCAACCCTGGTGTTTGTTAaacctctccccctcatctcattcctcactgtctgtctcttactcAGGGTGATTGACAAGAGCATGAAGAACTTCAAAGCCTTTTTCCGGTGGCTGTATGTAGGTAAGACCTCACCTTTTTTGGGAGCTTGAGATATATACCACCTTTTAGCGACTGATGGAACATTTGAGTATATTTAAAATATCATTGATTATTAAATGCAAGTGTTTTAATACATATTTTCTTTCCTGCAGCTATGCTAAGAATGTCAGAGGAACACGTCCCTCCAGAACTCAATAAGGTGAGATTCAGGTTGTGAATGTGAGACAGGAAGTGTTGATCAAAGTAGTGTCATAAATGCTTCCATATGGATTATTTTCTCATCCATTGGTATAATGCCAATCTATCCCATTGACCTCAGATGACCCAGAAGGACATTGCCTTTGTGGCGGACTTCCTGTCTGAGCACTTCAGTGAGGTAAGATATATGTTAAATAGAATAGCACTTAATTTCCACAGCTTTTCACAAACTAGCCAATTACATGCCCTCTCCTCTGCTCGGACAGAACGAAGAGCTGTTTGACCGGAAAGGGAAGTACTTTAATGTGGAGCGGGTCGGTCAGGTGAGGGACAAGcgtagtctgtctgtgtgtatattttagtatgtgtgtgtgatcagtGTACAATGACACACCTTTtgtccttttttgttgttgcagtacctgaaggatgaggatgaggatctAGTGTCTCCGCCCAACACCAAGGGGAACCAATGGCTGAAGTTTCTGCAGGAGAGCACACACTTGAAAGGTGAACTATAACCTTTATCTCAGAAGAGACAACTATGCAGGaagtgcctagttaaataaaggtcaaatatatatatttttaaataacatGTGTGGTTATCCATCATGTTGTAATTAGATGGCGGAAGATTGGTTTGCCATTGTAT
Encoded proteins:
- the anapc4 gene encoding anaphase-promoting complex subunit 4 isoform X1, yielding MNTPQPTKMPAFRQVGEKQLPNPVLCMAWSPKRDLIALANTAGELLLHRLANFQRVWSLPPNENTGKEITALAWRPDGKILAFSLGDTKLVVLCDAEKAEILHLFPLENPVSCMHWMEVLEESSVLNSFYTSEDESNLFLPKLPTLPKSYSTTSKIFSEEKSDEILNLLGEVRLNILVLGGGSGFVELYAYGMYKIATLPGVPGTCSSLCLSSDLKSLSIITEIRSADNDPEICYIQLDTGLLSDCLPEVTRMARKFTHISTLLQYLRLSLTCMCEAWEDILMQMDLRLTKFVQEKNTSTQVQDEFLELLLWGQSSPELQALLMNQLTVKGLKKLGQSIETSYSSIQKLVISHLQSGSEALLYHLSEVKGMSLWKQKFQPLGLDSAAIEDAITAVGSFTLKANELLQVIDKSMKNFKAFFRWLYVAMLRMSEEHVPPELNKMTQKDIAFVADFLSEHFSENEELFDRKGKYFNVERVGQYLKDEDEDLVSPPNTKGNQWLKFLQESTHLKESPLLFPSYSQKSLHFVKRMMEGVIELCLQKPAEVIGKSVKQAVCLPLYTVPESSENTPRLFELPSLYNDKKTNMHYGVFCMPEISPCKLYLLRKFTDPFRPVPNGLMAIDLSNVLSHSIDDDAAGASSDCVYSCQDARFYDDETLTVVLRASEEENRGRVLAQLPLGSALSCEEEFNWDPSLRLDQQSGAIPVKGLVLENQWRDLENMKAQFVAVNGIRKVACVLSSNLRHVRVYEMDVEDEEDEERPESQNASSDQDGLEETPVIRGEAEGGETEGGGQRDKDQLESGEALELS
- the anapc4 gene encoding anaphase-promoting complex subunit 4 isoform X3, translated to MNTPQPTKMPAFRQVGEKQLPNPVLCMAWSPKRDLIALANTAGELLLHRLANFQRVWSLPPNENTGKEITALAWRPDGKILAFSLGDTKLVVLCDAEKAEILHLFPLENPVSCMHWMEVLEESSVLNSFYTSEDESNLFLPKLPTLPKSYSTTSKIFSEEKSDEILNLLGEVRLNILVLGGGSGFVELYAYGMYKIATLPGVPGTCSSLCLSSDLKSLSIITEIRSADNDPEICYIQLDTGLLSDCLPEVTRMARKFTHISTLLQYLRLSLTCMCEAWEDILMQMDLRLTKFVQEKNTSTQVQDEFLELLLWGQSSPELQALLMNQLTVKGLKKLGQSIETSYSSIQKLVISHLQSGSEALLYHLSEVKGMSLWKQKFQPLGLDSAAIEDAITAVGSFTLKANELLQVIDKSMKNFKAFFRWLYVAMLRMSEEHVPPELNKMTQKDIAFVADFLSEHFSENEELFDRKGKYFNVERVGQYLKDEDEDLVSPPNTKGNQWLKFLQESTHLKESPLLFPSYSQKSLHFVKRMMEGVIELCLQKPAEVIGKSVKQAVCLPLYTVPESSENTPRLFELPSLYNDKKTNMHYGVFCMPEISPCKLYLLRKFTDPFRPVPNGLMAIDLSNVLSHSIDDDAAGASCQDARFYDDETLTVVLRASEEENRGRVLAQLPLGSALSCEEEFNWDPSLRLDQQSGAIPVKGLVLENQWRDLENMKAQFVAVNGIRKVACVLSSNLRHVRVYEMDVEDEEDEERPESQNASSDQDGLEETPVIRGEAEGGETEGGGQRDKDQLESGEALELS
- the anapc4 gene encoding anaphase-promoting complex subunit 4 isoform X2, which produces MNTPQPTKMPAFRQVGEKQLPNPVLCMAWSPKRDLIALANTAGELLLHRLANFQRVWSLPPNENTGKEITALAWRPDGKILAFSLGDTKLVVLCDAEKAEILHLFPLENPVSCMHWMEVLEESSVLNSFYTSEDESNLFLPKLPTLPKSTTSKIFSEEKSDEILNLLGEVRLNILVLGGGSGFVELYAYGMYKIATLPGVPGTCSSLCLSSDLKSLSIITEIRSADNDPEICYIQLDTGLLSDCLPEVTRMARKFTHISTLLQYLRLSLTCMCEAWEDILMQMDLRLTKFVQEKNTSTQVQDEFLELLLWGQSSPELQALLMNQLTVKGLKKLGQSIETSYSSIQKLVISHLQSGSEALLYHLSEVKGMSLWKQKFQPLGLDSAAIEDAITAVGSFTLKANELLQVIDKSMKNFKAFFRWLYVAMLRMSEEHVPPELNKMTQKDIAFVADFLSEHFSENEELFDRKGKYFNVERVGQYLKDEDEDLVSPPNTKGNQWLKFLQESTHLKESPLLFPSYSQKSLHFVKRMMEGVIELCLQKPAEVIGKSVKQAVCLPLYTVPESSENTPRLFELPSLYNDKKTNMHYGVFCMPEISPCKLYLLRKFTDPFRPVPNGLMAIDLSNVLSHSIDDDAAGASSDCVYSCQDARFYDDETLTVVLRASEEENRGRVLAQLPLGSALSCEEEFNWDPSLRLDQQSGAIPVKGLVLENQWRDLENMKAQFVAVNGIRKVACVLSSNLRHVRVYEMDVEDEEDEERPESQNASSDQDGLEETPVIRGEAEGGETEGGGQRDKDQLESGEALELS
- the anapc4 gene encoding anaphase-promoting complex subunit 4 isoform X4, which gives rise to MPAFRQVGEKQLPNPVLCMAWSPKRDLIALANTAGELLLHRLANFQRVWSLPPNENTGKEITALAWRPDGKILAFSLGDTKLVVLCDAEKAEILHLFPLENPVSCMHWMEVLEESSVLNSFYTSEDESNLFLPKLPTLPKSYSTTSKIFSEEKSDEILNLLGEVRLNILVLGGGSGFVELYAYGMYKIATLPGVPGTCSSLCLSSDLKSLSIITEIRSADNDPEICYIQLDTGLLSDCLPEVTRMARKFTHISTLLQYLRLSLTCMCEAWEDILMQMDLRLTKFVQEKNTSTQVQDEFLELLLWGQSSPELQALLMNQLTVKGLKKLGQSIETSYSSIQKLVISHLQSGSEALLYHLSEVKGMSLWKQKFQPLGLDSAAIEDAITAVGSFTLKANELLQVIDKSMKNFKAFFRWLYVAMLRMSEEHVPPELNKMTQKDIAFVADFLSEHFSENEELFDRKGKYFNVERVGQYLKDEDEDLVSPPNTKGNQWLKFLQESTHLKESPLLFPSYSQKSLHFVKRMMEGVIELCLQKPAEVIGKSVKQAVCLPLYTVPESSENTPRLFELPSLYNDKKTNMHYGVFCMPEISPCKLYLLRKFTDPFRPVPNGLMAIDLSNVLSHSIDDDAAGASSDCVYSCQDARFYDDETLTVVLRASEEENRGRVLAQLPLGSALSCEEEFNWDPSLRLDQQSGAIPVKGLVLENQWRDLENMKAQFVAVNGIRKVACVLSSNLRHVRVYEMDVEDEEDEERPESQNASSDQDGLEETPVIRGEAEGGETEGGGQRDKDQLESGEALELS